A section of the Nitrospirota bacterium genome encodes:
- a CDS encoding uroporphyrinogen-III synthase, whose amino-acid sequence MTQNQSFRGLAVAAFESRMATEMARLIERYGGRPFVAPALREIPIQDNPTVLQFGARLIDGQVDILILMTGIGTTTLFEILRSHHRMPSIMEGLNRTAIVTRGPKPVAALKALGIIPTLTVPEPNTWTEVVATLDEYRPVRGLRVAVQEYGVSNPDLLNAMRQRGAEVFPVPIYRWALPEDKGPLEQVLGRIMAGGIEVMLVTNAAQIDHVMQLLEEEDATAQFKLACKKMVVASIGPTASERLRHHGLPIDFEPSHPKMGILVKEISEQIYSLREAKIAKQL is encoded by the coding sequence ATGACACAAAATCAGAGTTTTAGAGGATTGGCGGTGGCCGCGTTCGAAAGCCGTATGGCAACGGAGATGGCTCGATTGATCGAACGGTACGGCGGCCGACCCTTTGTGGCTCCTGCCCTCCGGGAAATCCCCATTCAGGACAATCCCACTGTGCTGCAGTTCGGCGCCAGACTGATTGACGGGCAGGTCGACATTCTCATCCTCATGACTGGCATCGGCACGACGACTCTCTTCGAAATTCTACGTTCGCACCACCGCATGCCATCGATCATGGAGGGGCTCAATCGGACGGCGATAGTCACTCGTGGCCCGAAGCCGGTTGCAGCACTCAAGGCCCTTGGCATCATCCCGACACTCACTGTGCCGGAACCGAACACGTGGACAGAGGTCGTCGCGACGCTTGATGAATATCGGCCTGTCAGAGGCCTCCGCGTCGCTGTCCAAGAATACGGCGTATCCAATCCGGATCTCTTGAATGCCATGAGACAACGTGGCGCCGAGGTCTTTCCCGTGCCCATTTACCGTTGGGCGCTTCCCGAAGACAAGGGCCCGTTGGAACAGGTGCTCGGAAGGATCATGGCTGGGGGGATAGAGGTAATGCTGGTCACCAACGCTGCGCAGATCGATCATGTCATGCAATTACTCGAAGAGGAAGACGCGACCGCGCAGTTCAAGCTGGCATGCAAGAAGATGGTCGTCGCGTCCATCGGCCCCACAGCCAGTGAACGACTCCGTCATCACGGTCTCCCTATCGACTTCGAACCGTCCCACCCAAAGATGGGCATCCTGGTCAAAGAAATCTCCGAACAGATTTACTCTCTGCGTGAAGCAAAAATAGCGAAGCAACTGTAG
- a CDS encoding VOC family protein codes for MTVPLHRGLRHVALRVRNLARSRTFYEELLGMKVVWEPDADNVYFSSGSDNFALHQIPPSELPSYQPLTGQLLDHIGVILESPEAVDRMYREIEPRLAQLGGKILKQPKQHRDGSYSFYFCDPDGTVIQALYEPSISKLEFTRNG; via the coding sequence ATGACTGTTCCACTCCATCGAGGATTACGCCATGTGGCGTTGCGCGTCAGAAACCTGGCTCGTTCTCGCACATTCTATGAAGAGTTGTTGGGAATGAAGGTGGTATGGGAGCCGGATGCGGACAATGTGTATTTCAGCTCCGGTTCGGATAATTTCGCGTTACATCAGATTCCTCCCTCCGAGCTTCCATCCTATCAACCCTTGACTGGGCAACTGTTGGATCATATCGGCGTGATTCTTGAGAGTCCTGAGGCAGTCGACCGGATGTATCGGGAGATTGAACCTCGCCTCGCGCAGCTGGGCGGGAAAATTTTGAAGCAGCCGAAACAGCACCGCGATGGCAGTTACTCTTTTTACTTTTGCGATCCGGACGGAACGGTCATTCAGGCACTGTACGAACCCTCCATCAGCAAACTGGAATTCACACGAAATGGGTAA
- a CDS encoding NAD-dependent epimerase, which produces MQQAPILVTGVAGFIGFHTAIRLLERGERVIGLDNINDYYDVRLKKARLARLKPFKEFTFTKTDLADRVKMRRLFATQSITKVVHLAAQAGVRYSLVNPHAYTDSNIEGFLNILEGCRQAKVEHLVYASSSSVYGGNTHMPFSIHDNVDHPVSLYAASKKANELMAHCYAHLYRIPCTGLRFFTVYGPWGRPDMALFIFTKAILEGKPIEVYNHGKMRRDFTYVDDIVEGVIRTLDHPAKPNQAWSGDRPDPGTSSAPARIYNIGNHQPVELLRFIEVLEQAIGKQAKKKLLPIQPGDVPATYADIEDLSQDVGFKPATPIEVGIPRFVEWYRQFYKK; this is translated from the coding sequence ATACAGCAGGCCCCGATTCTTGTCACCGGTGTCGCCGGATTCATCGGCTTTCATACGGCAATCAGATTGCTGGAGCGGGGCGAGCGGGTGATCGGGCTCGATAACATCAACGACTACTACGACGTGCGGTTGAAAAAGGCGAGACTGGCTAGACTGAAACCCTTCAAGGAGTTCACCTTCACCAAAACCGATCTGGCCGACCGGGTGAAAATGCGCAGGCTCTTCGCTACACAATCGATCACGAAGGTGGTCCATCTGGCGGCGCAAGCCGGTGTGCGCTATTCGCTGGTGAATCCCCATGCCTATACCGACAGCAACATCGAAGGGTTTCTGAACATTCTGGAAGGTTGCCGACAGGCAAAGGTTGAACACCTGGTCTATGCCTCGTCGAGTTCCGTCTACGGCGGCAATACCCACATGCCGTTTTCGATTCATGACAACGTCGACCATCCGGTCTCTCTCTATGCAGCCAGCAAAAAGGCCAATGAACTTATGGCCCATTGCTATGCGCACCTCTATCGAATCCCCTGCACTGGCCTGAGGTTTTTTACGGTCTATGGGCCCTGGGGGAGACCCGATATGGCACTCTTCATTTTCACAAAAGCGATTCTGGAAGGAAAACCGATCGAGGTCTACAACCACGGAAAGATGCGGCGAGACTTTACCTATGTCGATGACATCGTCGAAGGGGTGATCCGGACCCTCGACCATCCAGCCAAGCCGAACCAAGCCTGGTCCGGCGACAGACCGGACCCCGGAACCAGCTCAGCACCGGCCCGGATCTACAATATCGGGAATCATCAGCCAGTCGAACTCTTGCGCTTTATCGAGGTATTGGAACAGGCGATCGGAAAACAGGCGAAGAAGAAATTGTTGCCCATCCAGCCAGGTGACGTTCCTGCCACCTATGCCGACATCGAAGATCTCTCACAGGATGTCGGATTCAAGCCGGCTACCCCCATCGAAGTGGGAATCCCCCGTTTCGTCGAGTGGTATCGGCAGTTCTATAAAAAATAA
- a CDS encoding DsrE/DsrF/DrsH-like family protein, whose amino-acid sequence MTIAQMDPAVTLGDLQASKPEKVTIVLLSGDMDRAMAAFIIATGAAAMGMQVTVFFTFWGLNAIRRKGATSSAKDWLRQLFGLLNKGGADSLPLSRFHFWGLGTKMMQQVMRQNRMPGVPELMETALGLGVHFIACTTTMGLMGITKDTLIEGIDQFAGVTTYLAEAKQGSVNLFI is encoded by the coding sequence ATGACAATTGCTCAGATGGATCCAGCAGTCACGTTGGGAGACCTCCAGGCTTCTAAGCCTGAGAAGGTGACGATCGTGCTGCTAAGCGGCGACATGGACCGGGCGATGGCGGCGTTCATCATTGCCACCGGGGCTGCTGCCATGGGAATGCAGGTCACAGTATTTTTCACCTTCTGGGGTCTCAACGCCATCCGCCGGAAAGGAGCAACCAGCTCAGCCAAGGACTGGCTTCGTCAACTGTTCGGCCTGCTCAATAAAGGAGGCGCGGACAGCCTTCCTCTCTCGCGGTTCCACTTCTGGGGGTTGGGCACAAAGATGATGCAACAGGTCATGAGGCAAAACCGGATGCCTGGTGTGCCGGAACTGATGGAAACAGCCCTGGGCCTCGGTGTTCACTTCATTGCCTGTACGACCACCATGGGGTTGATGGGGATCACGAAGGATACGCTCATTGAGGGTATCGATCAGTTCGCAGGGGTGACCACCTATCTTGCAGAAGCCAAACAAGGCAGTGTGAATTTGTTTATTTAG
- a CDS encoding MBL fold metallo-hydrolase, which produces MKIWDSLPKHHYLSLAPWAWVQLESAEPPGPFPFVAGVAPEVVASLHEAHNLLSSAIDTAISDVFSKRAPLDDPDRQRRLEDAYTELISARPYLQQHIRCGRMADGTFQWEFPTDPTKSARVTNGGLRIYNSVKRQAIPIGFDQRRLGPLVGKVLGFLDGTHQAGEIRTVVATSGRDGERLLTRLIESLHQHECFVSSNTSSIRSHWFEALQDTDTVHLGHAALLYRQRDQVLLFDPWLLPWFAESSIPSLWGSLLPKPGAVFLTHDHDDHVDPRTLLHLPKDTPIIVPSRRNRRNLYYDYLSLLRELGFGQVIELAHGESWAFEGGAVYSVPFYGEDPCDLEMPRNCYLIADRGYNMLVHADSGPTNSGKSVLTDRVIQALVQRHGPIPLVFASQQQLLEVRGHAAHAPLSHPGRWLDVGENGYLTHAYLAEVCAAAQATLFVSYATGGADWYPDHLSFMFSRRNQARTSLLTAHWEQPETLKELLAGQRCGYHYAHALDLFRRTTDGSVQPVTTGASLAPLSLYRLDHSDPPFMKSSNHTVPS; this is translated from the coding sequence ATGAAGATCTGGGACAGCCTGCCCAAACATCACTATCTCAGCCTCGCTCCCTGGGCCTGGGTCCAATTGGAGAGCGCCGAGCCTCCCGGCCCCTTCCCCTTTGTCGCAGGAGTGGCGCCCGAGGTCGTCGCAAGTCTCCATGAGGCCCATAATCTCCTCTCCAGCGCGATCGATACGGCCATCAGCGATGTCTTTTCCAAACGGGCCCCGCTCGACGACCCCGATCGACAGAGGCGATTGGAAGATGCCTATACGGAACTGATCAGCGCCCGCCCCTATCTGCAGCAGCACATTCGGTGTGGACGGATGGCAGACGGCACGTTTCAATGGGAGTTCCCAACCGACCCGACCAAATCCGCCAGGGTCACAAACGGCGGGCTCCGGATCTACAATTCCGTGAAACGGCAGGCCATTCCGATTGGGTTCGATCAGCGACGGTTAGGACCGCTGGTGGGAAAGGTCCTGGGGTTTTTGGACGGCACGCATCAGGCCGGCGAAATCAGAACGGTGGTGGCAACCTCGGGGCGAGACGGAGAGCGCCTTCTGACCCGATTGATCGAATCGCTTCACCAACATGAGTGTTTCGTCAGCTCGAATACTTCCTCCATCAGATCCCATTGGTTCGAGGCGCTACAAGATACGGACACGGTCCATCTCGGCCATGCCGCGCTTCTATATCGGCAGCGGGACCAAGTGCTGCTGTTCGATCCCTGGCTCCTTCCATGGTTTGCCGAATCCTCTATCCCGTCCTTGTGGGGATCGCTGCTGCCCAAACCTGGCGCTGTCTTCTTGACCCATGATCACGACGATCATGTCGATCCACGCACACTCTTACATTTGCCCAAAGACACGCCGATCATCGTGCCAAGCCGGAGGAACCGGCGTAATCTCTACTACGACTATCTATCGCTTTTACGGGAACTGGGATTCGGGCAGGTGATCGAATTGGCGCACGGAGAAAGCTGGGCGTTCGAAGGAGGGGCTGTCTACTCCGTGCCGTTCTACGGCGAAGACCCCTGCGATCTGGAGATGCCCCGCAACTGCTATCTCATCGCCGATCGCGGCTATAACATGCTCGTGCATGCGGACAGCGGGCCGACGAACAGCGGCAAATCCGTTCTCACGGACAGGGTGATTCAGGCCCTCGTGCAGAGGCATGGGCCGATCCCGTTGGTCTTCGCTTCGCAACAACAACTGCTCGAAGTTCGTGGCCATGCAGCCCATGCGCCCTTGTCTCATCCCGGAAGATGGCTCGATGTGGGAGAAAACGGCTATCTCACACATGCCTATCTAGCCGAGGTCTGCGCGGCGGCGCAGGCGACGTTGTTCGTGTCCTATGCCACCGGCGGCGCAGATTGGTATCCCGACCATCTCTCTTTCATGTTCAGCCGACGGAACCAGGCCAGGACCTCGCTGCTCACTGCCCACTGGGAACAGCCGGAAACTCTCAAAGAACTTCTCGCCGGGCAGAGATGCGGGTATCATTACGCTCATGCGTTGGATCTATTTCGTCGCACGACCGACGGGTCGGTGCAACCAGTGACAACCGGGGCATCTCTGGCGCCTCTGTCGCTCTATCGCCTTGACCACAGCGATCCTCCGTTTATGAAATCTAGTAATCACACCGTGCCATCTTGA
- a CDS encoding outer membrane beta-barrel protein, giving the protein MGVVMVRWGLVGFMLLSSLALGSHASAEAWKMEQGGIEPGKVVLGMRAGFAPLTQSLTDNTSTEVGSLVNFQGMYSLNKWLLLGMMLEWERHSVNVEQTDGDLGHQDTVSVLPTVEVRPVKFGPVIPYANMSFGVNVNSFGEDVGTTISPSNNFAWRLGWGADYMFTRQFALNTEMAYKRNDGHATIGGARVDDWNASSFGFLFGAKLFF; this is encoded by the coding sequence ATGGGTGTCGTCATGGTTCGGTGGGGGTTGGTAGGTTTCATGCTGCTTAGCTCGCTTGCCCTGGGCAGCCACGCAAGCGCAGAAGCCTGGAAGATGGAGCAGGGCGGGATAGAACCGGGTAAGGTCGTGCTCGGCATGCGCGCAGGATTTGCGCCGTTGACCCAATCGTTGACTGATAATACCTCAACCGAAGTGGGCTCCTTAGTCAATTTTCAAGGGATGTATAGCCTCAACAAGTGGCTCTTGCTCGGGATGATGTTGGAGTGGGAACGCCATTCCGTAAATGTAGAACAGACCGACGGGGACTTGGGCCATCAAGACACAGTCTCTGTGCTTCCGACGGTGGAAGTCCGTCCGGTCAAATTCGGCCCGGTCATTCCTTACGCGAACATGAGCTTTGGCGTGAACGTCAACAGCTTTGGTGAAGACGTCGGAACTACCATTTCACCCAGCAACAACTTTGCCTGGCGACTCGGCTGGGGCGCCGACTACATGTTCACCAGACAGTTCGCGCTGAACACGGAAATGGCCTACAAGCGCAACGATGGTCACGCCACGATCGGCGGGGCTCGTGTGGACGACTGGAACGCCTCGTCCTTTGGCTTTCTCTTCGGCGCCAAACTCTTCTTTTAG
- a CDS encoding cation:proton antiporter: protein MTDYGVLANLLVIFLASIVVVFVFHKLRLPSIAGFLVAGSLIGPHGLNLIADVGTVEVLAEVGIVLLLFTIGIEFSIAQLLSMRRLMFVGAPVQIAGVLVIAFLGAMLVGLSWREGLFWGFLFALSSTAIVLKTLAERGESDSIHGRATIGILICQDLAVVPMMLLMPILAGKSEGGGVAILITLGESVLVVLLVIGASWYLLPKLLGYIVRSRSRELFLLTIIVSCIGIAWLTSLGGLSLALGAFIAGLVISESEYSHQAIAEVLPFRDSFTSLFFVSIGILLDWQVLLAHPGLVFGLLVAILLVKFFSGAVAVLLSGTPPRSAILVGVALAQVGEFSFLLAQQGEASGYFHGDPYQVFLAVSVLSMIVTPFLIQWSPNLARRAEAWQRVHHWLPKHTLAHAEQTEGKHIRMKGHVIIAGYGLNGRNLARVLGETEIPYLGLDLDGDIVSRESKHGLPVYYGDATNSHVLRHMRVEDAKVLVIAISDPFTTRRVVQIAKGINPKLHVVVRTRYLRELEELHNLGADDVVPEEFETSIEIFSLILRTYKMPQDFVMRKATQVRREGYALLRRSESPELPHHLHDGTLADTEVETCRIDDDSPALGKTLAEIALPAKTGVSVIAWTRAGTTQANPPEHTRLMAGDIVVLLGSRSQIQNAMEHLVQMGEK from the coding sequence ATGACTGACTACGGCGTACTTGCAAATCTGCTGGTAATCTTCTTGGCATCGATCGTCGTCGTCTTCGTATTCCACAAATTGCGACTTCCCTCGATCGCAGGATTCTTGGTCGCCGGCTCACTCATCGGCCCCCATGGGCTGAACCTCATCGCGGATGTCGGTACCGTCGAGGTGTTGGCCGAGGTCGGAATCGTTCTGCTTCTCTTCACCATCGGCATCGAATTTTCAATTGCGCAATTACTTTCCATGCGCCGCCTCATGTTTGTGGGTGCGCCAGTCCAGATCGCCGGCGTGCTGGTGATTGCGTTTCTCGGGGCGATGCTCGTCGGATTGTCCTGGCGGGAAGGGTTGTTCTGGGGATTTCTCTTCGCCCTCAGCAGCACGGCGATCGTATTGAAGACCCTAGCGGAACGGGGGGAGAGCGACTCGATCCATGGCCGAGCCACGATCGGCATTCTTATCTGTCAGGATCTGGCGGTCGTACCGATGATGCTGCTGATGCCGATCCTAGCCGGCAAATCGGAGGGAGGCGGGGTGGCGATTCTGATCACCTTGGGGGAATCGGTCCTCGTTGTCCTGCTTGTCATTGGAGCCTCCTGGTATCTGCTCCCCAAACTCTTGGGATATATCGTCCGAAGCCGCAGCCGGGAGCTGTTCTTGCTGACGATCATCGTCTCCTGTATCGGTATCGCCTGGCTCACGTCCCTCGGCGGTCTCTCGTTGGCATTAGGGGCATTCATCGCCGGGTTGGTCATTTCCGAATCGGAGTACAGCCATCAGGCTATAGCCGAAGTGTTGCCGTTCCGCGACAGTTTCACCAGTCTCTTCTTTGTGTCGATCGGCATCCTCTTGGACTGGCAGGTGTTGCTCGCCCATCCAGGACTGGTATTCGGACTTCTCGTGGCAATTCTGCTGGTAAAGTTTTTCTCCGGGGCCGTGGCGGTCCTGCTGTCGGGAACCCCCCCGCGTTCGGCGATTCTGGTGGGCGTCGCCTTGGCTCAGGTCGGAGAGTTTAGTTTCTTGCTGGCACAGCAGGGGGAGGCAAGTGGTTATTTCCATGGTGATCCGTATCAAGTCTTTCTTGCGGTCTCGGTGCTGTCCATGATTGTGACCCCTTTTCTCATACAGTGGTCGCCGAACCTGGCCCGTCGCGCTGAGGCGTGGCAGCGGGTCCATCATTGGCTGCCGAAGCACACCCTCGCCCATGCCGAACAGACCGAAGGGAAGCATATTCGGATGAAGGGCCACGTCATTATTGCAGGGTATGGATTAAACGGGAGGAATCTCGCCCGCGTTCTCGGCGAAACGGAGATCCCCTACCTGGGATTGGATCTCGACGGCGATATCGTCAGCCGCGAATCGAAACACGGGCTGCCGGTCTACTATGGCGATGCCACGAATTCGCATGTGCTGCGGCATATGAGAGTCGAGGATGCCAAGGTATTGGTGATCGCGATATCTGATCCATTCACCACCCGGCGGGTCGTGCAGATTGCCAAGGGAATCAACCCCAAGCTCCATGTTGTCGTGCGGACCCGCTATCTCCGCGAATTGGAGGAGCTACATAATCTCGGCGCGGATGACGTGGTGCCGGAAGAATTCGAAACCTCCATCGAAATATTTTCCTTGATACTCCGCACCTACAAGATGCCGCAGGACTTTGTGATGCGGAAGGCTACACAAGTTCGCCGTGAAGGGTACGCGTTGCTTCGTCGCAGCGAATCACCGGAACTCCCGCATCATCTTCATGATGGGACCCTGGCGGATACGGAAGTCGAAACGTGTCGCATCGACGACGATTCCCCTGCTCTGGGGAAAACATTGGCTGAGATTGCTCTCCCCGCCAAGACGGGTGTTTCGGTGATTGCCTGGACACGTGCTGGAACAACGCAAGCAAATCCGCCTGAGCATACCCGGTTGATGGCGGGCGATATCGTGGTCCTGCTCGGTTCGCGCTCCCAGATTCAAAACGCGATGGAGCATTTAGTGCAGATGGGCGAGAAATGA
- a CDS encoding sulfurtransferase TusA family protein — protein MLHADVKLDTLGYFCPMPIIMTLKKIKELKLGQVLEVVSDDEGIKKDMPAWCDTTGHQMVGLEEEQTKAGTVYKAFVKKTK, from the coding sequence ATGCTGCATGCCGACGTGAAACTCGATACGCTTGGCTACTTCTGCCCGATGCCGATTATTATGACCTTGAAAAAGATCAAGGAACTGAAGCTGGGCCAGGTTCTTGAAGTCGTCTCAGACGACGAGGGCATCAAGAAGGACATGCCTGCCTGGTGCGACACGACCGGCCATCAGATGGTCGGGCTCGAAGAAGAACAGACCAAAGCGGGAACGGTCTATAAAGCATTTGTGAAAAAGACAAAGTAA